From Macadamia integrifolia cultivar HAES 741 unplaced genomic scaffold, SCU_Mint_v3 scaffold_56A, whole genome shotgun sequence, a single genomic window includes:
- the LOC122071696 gene encoding gamma-glutamyl peptidase 5-like, with translation MVTDGDQKRYCMLMAVRDSDYVKKVYGGYFNVFLKAFAEEGEQWELFRVVDGEFPDMDDLHKYHGFVISGSPSDAYGNELWILKLCFLLQTLDAMEKKVLGICFGHQVLCRALGGKVGKAYGGWDLGLRKIRIVEDLPFCNNFFGALHDIPPSLTIIECHQDEVWEVPLGAKVIGFSEQTGVEIFVIGKHILGIQGHPEYTKDILYEIINRLTSNKLIEKEVAEDAKSRLEIGEPDRKSWVKICKNFLKAGDYCP, from the exons ATGGTCACTGATGGAGATCAGAAGAGATACTGTATGTTAATGGCAGTAAGGGATTCTGATTATGTGAAAAAAGTATATGGTGGGTACTTTAATGTATTTCTTAAAGCATTTGCAGAAGAAGGGGAACAATGGGAGTTGTTTAGGGTTGTTGATGGAGAGTTCCCTGACATGGATGATCTCCACAAGTACCATGGTTTTGTCATCAGCGGTAGCCCTTCTGATGCTTATGGAAATGAGCTATGGATCTTGAAGCTTTGCTTTCTTTTGCAAACACTAGATGCCATGGAAAAGAAGGTCCTTGGCATATGCTTTGGTCACCAG GTGTTGTGCAGAGCATTGGGTGGTAAGGTTGGGAAAGCTTATGGTGGATGGGACCTTGGGTTGAGGAAAATCAGGATTGTGGAAGACTTGCCCTTTTGTAATAACTTCTTTGGTGCCCTTCATGATATCCCTCCTTCCCTTACCATCATTGAGTGTCATCAAGATGAG GTATGGGAAGTACCTTTGGGAGCCAAGGTGATTGGGTTCTCAGAGCAGACAGGAGTAGAGATATTTGTGATTGGAAAGCATATATTAGGTATCCAAGGCCACCCTGAATACACCAAAGACATCTTATATGAAATCATCAATAGGCTCACTAGCAACAAGTTGATAGAA AAAGAAGTTGCAGAGGATGCAAAATCAAGATTAGAGATTGGTGAACCAGATAGGAAGTCTTGGGTGAAGATTTGCAAGAACTTTCTCAAGGCGGGAGATTATTGCCCATGA
- the LOC122071675 gene encoding polygalacturonase-1 non-catalytic subunit beta-like — protein MAHPILLLELLIVSYFSGCQGENTFSQYWKEHIGLPNPPHWLAAKTSPLSLHQAIVFMKLMEENKLSSHLHSFCKQANIACSTNALVKITTNDTTLPPIAQWNAVKLTYEGLPNGTPISVARQGGLPYFRKSMVREGASIPIPDLRDTISYRSFLPRPLATKIPFSFSHITELKKLFGVVDKSNMDEYIEDTLKICKRNPIIGEHYTCATSMEDLIDFVVEKLGRHICIWSTESVEGSYENVTIGAVKLIYGNLSEPPILCHSQPFPFQVYYCHVLQKVKVYAVDIHAWKKVNHVIMACHYDTSTWSPNHLAFELLGFGPGQIEVCHWINENGVVWTKRLS, from the exons ATGGCACATCCCATTCTGTTGCTTGAACTTTTGATAGTATCATATTTTAGT GGTTGTCAAGGTGAAAATACTTTCTCACAGTACTGGAAAGAGCATATTGGTCTTCCAAATCCTCCACATTGGTTAGCTGCGAAGACTTCTCCATTAAGCCTCCATCAGGCAATAGTGTTTATGAAGCtaatggaagaaaataaattgtCTTCCCACCTACATTCGTTTTGTAAACAGGCTAACATTGCTTGTTCTACCAATGCACTGGTGAAGATAACTACAAACGACACAACCCTACCACCAATAGCCCAGTGGAATGCTGTCAAACTAACATATGAAGGCCTTCCAAATGGTACACCCATATCAGTTGCCCGCCAAGGGGGATTGCCATATTTTCGCAAATCAATGGTGAGAGAGGGAGCTTCCATTCCTATCCCTGATCTAAGAGACACAATCTCATATAGATCATTCTTGCCACGACCTCTAGCAacaaaaattccattttcctttagCCATATCACGGAATTAAAGAAGCTTTTTGGTGTGGTGGATAAATCAAACATGGATGAGTATATTGAAGACACCCTCAAGATTTGTAAGAGGAACCCCATTATAGGTGAGCATTACACATGCGCAACTTCCATGGAGGATCTCATCGATTTTGTTGTTGAGAAATTAGGGCGCCATATATGCATATGGAGTACTGAGAGTGTTGAAGGATCTTATGAGAATGTTACAATtggagctgtgaaactcatatatGGAAACCTCTCCGAACCACCAATCTTATGTCATAGCCAACCATTCCCATTTCAAGTCTATTATTGTCATGTTTTGCAGAAAGTTAAAGTATATGCAGTTGATATACATGCTTGGAAGAAAGTGAATCATGTGATCATGGCATGCCACTATGACACATCAACTTGGAGTCCAAACCATCTTGCTTTCGAGCTCCTGGGTTTTGGCCCAGGCCAAATTGAAGTTTGTCATTGGATAAATGAAAATGGAGTGGTCTGGACAAAAAGGCTAAGTTGA